The Anaerolineae bacterium region TCACCGGCTCCAGCGGCAAGACGACCACCACTACACTGGTCGGGGAGATACTGAAAACCGCCGGCGAACGCACCTGGGTCGGCGGCAACATCGGCGAACCGCTGTTGAATTATCTGGACGAGATCGGACCGCACGACCGGGTGGTGATGGAGCTGTCCAGCTTCCAGCTTGAGCACCTGCGGGCCAGCCCGCATATCGCGGCTATCCTGAACATCACGCCCAATCACCTGGACCGCCACGAGAGTATGGAGGCCTATATCAACGCCAAGCGCCAGATCATCGCGCACCAGGGCGCCGGCGATGCGGCGGTGTTCGGCTGGGATGACCCGGCGGCGCGCCGGCTGGGGAAAGGGTATTCCGCCGGCCAAGCGATCTGGTTCAGCGCGGCGGAGCCGAGGCGCCCAGGCGCATGGGCCGAACGAGAGGCGGTACTGCTGGAAATCGCCGCGCCGGCCCAGAGGGTGTGCGAGCTGGCGGATATTCGCCTGCGCGGCGCTCATAATCTGCTGAACGTGCTGGCGGCCTGTGCGGTCGCCGGCGCGGCCGGCGCGCCGGCAGATGCCATGCGGTCGGCCATCCGCTCCTTCCAGGGAGTCTCCCACCGTCTGGAGCTGGTGCGCGAGTGGAACGGGGTGCAGTTCGTGAACGATTCTATCGCCACCTCGCCGGAGCGCTCCATGGCGGCCCTGTGCTCGTTTGACGAGCCGATCATCCTGTTGGCCGGCGGACGGGATAAGCATCTGTCGTGGGAGGAATGGGCGGACCTGGTACTGCGCAAGGCGCGCGGCGTCGTCCTGTTCGGCGAGGCCGCCGGCCTCATCGAGCGGGCACTGCAGAGGGCATTTGAGCGGGCGGCGGAATCGGGGGGCCAGTGCCGGCTGTCCCCGGAAAATGTGCGGCCGGCGGTGACGCTGGAGCGGGCGGTGCAGATCGCATCCGAGATGGCGGAGCCGGGCGATGTGGTACTGCTTTCCCCCGGCGGGACGAGCTATGATGCCTATACGGATTTCGTGGAACGGGGCGAACACTTCCGCAAATTGGTGAAGATGCTAT contains the following coding sequences:
- the murD gene encoding UDP-N-acetylmuramoyl-L-alanine--D-glutamate ligase; its protein translation is MTEAESGRPFQPHMSWQGVRVTVVGLAREGTAVARFLAARGAEVTATDMKPAEALAGALSLLRSFPIRYALGGHPDWVLDADIIFVSPGVPRTIPLLVEAARRGIRLSSETELFFSLCPAPIIGITGSSGKTTTTTLVGEILKTAGERTWVGGNIGEPLLNYLDEIGPHDRVVMELSSFQLEHLRASPHIAAILNITPNHLDRHESMEAYINAKRQIIAHQGAGDAAVFGWDDPAARRLGKGYSAGQAIWFSAAEPRRPGAWAEREAVLLEIAAPAQRVCELADIRLRGAHNLLNVLAACAVAGAAGAPADAMRSAIRSFQGVSHRLELVREWNGVQFVNDSIATSPERSMAALCSFDEPIILLAGGRDKHLSWEEWADLVLRKARGVVLFGEAAGLIERALQRAFERAAESGGQCRLSPENVRPAVTLERAVQIASEMAEPGDVVLLSPGGTSYDAYTDFVERGEHFRKLVKML